A single window of Sphingobacterium sp. ML3W DNA harbors:
- a CDS encoding 2,3,4,5-tetrahydropyridine-2,6-dicarboxylate N-succinyltransferase, producing the protein MLEQLKKLIEDAWEDRQLLEYKEYAEAIRTVILKLDTGELRVAEPIGTRWHVNDWIKKAVILYFPIREMSESSAGPFVYYDKMKLKTNYKEIGVRVVPGASARLGAYLAKGVILMPSYVNIGAYVGEGTMVDTWATVGSCAQIGKNVHLSGGVGIGGVLEPVQAAPVIIEDNVFVGSRTIVVEGIRVESEAVLGANVVLTASTKIIDVSGPEPVEYKGYVPARSVVIPGSYTKKFPAGEYQVPCALIIGKRKESTDKKTSLNDALRDHNVAV; encoded by the coding sequence ATGCTTGAACAATTAAAAAAACTTATTGAAGACGCCTGGGAGGACAGACAACTTCTTGAATATAAAGAATATGCGGAAGCAATTCGTACCGTTATATTAAAGCTTGATACAGGTGAATTAAGAGTTGCCGAACCAATTGGTACGAGATGGCATGTCAATGATTGGATCAAAAAAGCAGTTATTTTATACTTCCCTATTCGTGAAATGAGCGAATCAAGCGCTGGCCCATTCGTTTATTATGATAAGATGAAATTAAAAACGAACTACAAAGAAATTGGCGTTCGTGTAGTACCTGGAGCTTCCGCTCGCTTAGGTGCATATTTAGCTAAAGGCGTTATCTTAATGCCATCTTATGTCAATATTGGTGCTTACGTGGGTGAAGGTACTATGGTGGACACTTGGGCTACTGTAGGTTCATGTGCACAGATCGGTAAAAATGTACACTTAAGTGGTGGTGTTGGTATTGGCGGCGTATTAGAGCCCGTACAAGCTGCTCCAGTTATCATCGAAGATAATGTTTTTGTAGGTTCCCGTACTATCGTTGTAGAAGGTATTCGTGTAGAATCAGAAGCAGTGCTTGGTGCTAACGTGGTATTGACCGCTTCAACTAAAATCATCGATGTATCAGGTCCAGAACCAGTAGAATATAAAGGATATGTACCTGCTCGCTCTGTGGTTATCCCAGGTTCTTACACCAAGAAATTTCCGGCTGGCGAATACCAAGTTCCTTGTGCATTAATCATTGGAAAACGTAAAGAATCAACGGATAAGAAAACATCGTTAAACGATGCGTTACGCGACCATAATGTTGCCGTATAA
- a CDS encoding RNA-binding S4 domain-containing protein: MATETEKLRIDKYLWSIRLFKTRSLATEACKAGRVKLNGQNIKASYVVKIGDIYQVQKGIERKIIKVLGLLERRVDAKTSVQFYEDQTPEEETSAYKSVFNAPILKRDRGAGRPTKRDRREIDDLKEDWWEGEG; encoded by the coding sequence ATGGCAACAGAAACTGAAAAACTTCGAATCGATAAATATTTGTGGTCAATACGTCTTTTTAAAACACGTAGTTTGGCAACTGAAGCTTGTAAAGCTGGTCGTGTAAAATTAAATGGACAGAACATAAAGGCATCCTATGTTGTGAAAATTGGAGATATTTATCAGGTGCAAAAGGGAATTGAACGTAAAATTATTAAGGTATTGGGACTACTCGAAAGGAGGGTCGATGCTAAAACATCCGTTCAATTTTATGAAGATCAAACTCCTGAAGAAGAAACATCTGCATACAAATCTGTTTTCAATGCCCCAATATTAAAGCGAGATCGTGGTGCTGGAAGGCCTACTAAAAGAGATCGTCGTGAAATTGACGATTTAAAGGAAGATTGGTGGGAAGGAGAAGGATAA
- the ytxJ gene encoding bacillithiol system redox-active protein YtxJ: MINWVPLNNLDQLQQILDSQQVCAIFKHSTTCGISGMAKKNFERFANLSDKSYDVYYLDLLAFREISNQIASIWHIQHQSPQLLILQGDTCIFNASHGEIDFDDLVTYLK, translated from the coding sequence ATGATTAACTGGGTTCCTCTAAATAATTTAGACCAACTACAACAGATACTTGATAGTCAACAAGTATGTGCCATTTTCAAACATAGTACTACCTGTGGTATCAGTGGTATGGCTAAGAAAAACTTTGAGCGTTTTGCTAATTTATCGGATAAGTCTTACGATGTTTACTATTTGGATTTATTAGCCTTCAGAGAAATTTCTAATCAAATAGCTTCCATCTGGCATATACAGCATCAGTCGCCTCAATTGTTGATCCTGCAAGGAGATACTTGTATTTTCAATGCTTCACATGGAGAAATTGACTTCGACGATCTTGTTACTTATTTAAAATAG
- the ribH gene encoding 6,7-dimethyl-8-ribityllumazine synthase: MASSIKNLSDFSHIKVANASPFKFGIVVAQWNAEITGALLNGAVSGLEKHGAQEENITIIEVPGSYELITGADILLRDDSFDAIICLGCVIQGETRHFDFICDAVANGISNVAIKYNKPVIFGVLTTDNQQQALDRAGGQHGNKGEEAAITAIQMAQISAQN, encoded by the coding sequence ATGGCAAGTAGCATTAAAAATTTATCCGACTTCTCTCACATCAAAGTTGCAAACGCAAGTCCCTTTAAATTTGGAATTGTTGTAGCGCAGTGGAATGCAGAGATAACTGGAGCTCTACTAAATGGAGCAGTTTCTGGATTAGAAAAGCACGGAGCACAAGAAGAAAATATAACAATCATAGAAGTACCTGGTAGTTATGAATTAATTACTGGAGCTGATATATTATTACGTGATGACTCATTTGACGCAATCATTTGTTTAGGATGCGTGATTCAAGGAGAAACACGCCATTTTGATTTCATCTGTGATGCCGTTGCTAATGGTATCAGTAATGTTGCCATAAAATACAATAAACCTGTTATTTTTGGCGTTCTAACGACAGACAATCAACAACAAGCATTAGATAGGGCTGGCGGCCAACATGGTAACAAAGGTGAGGAAGCAGCAATCACTGCTATACAGATGGCACAGATTAGTGCTCAAAATTAG